In Candidatus Nealsonbacteria bacterium, the sequence CCCTATTTTAAATTCCCTAAATAGTATTTCTGAGAAAGCGTTAGAAGCTTTAATTTTTCAAAAATTAGATGATTTAGGAAGGTTGATGTTTAAATACTATCAAGAATTAAAAAGACTTAATATTTCAACTGAGAAATTAGACAAAATTATTGAAATTGCTTTACAGAATAGTGTCTTGGGAGCAAAACCCACCGGCGGCTGGGGTGGAGGTTGTTGTTTAATTTTGGCAAAAAATGAAAAAAGAATAGATAATTTAATGAAAGTTTTTAAAAAAAATGGTTTTAAATCTTTTCGAGTTAAGATTGGAGTAGAAGGAGTAAAATTAATTTAGTAAAAGTAATCTTTCTTATACTCAATCCTCACCAAAAAATCTGGTGCGGATTTTATTTTGAGAACTAAAAAAGCTATAATTAAGCTAACAATATGATAAAGAAGATTTTACTTTTTCTTTTTTCTCTTTTTTTAGGTATAGGACTTTTTATCTGGATTATTAATTTTGTTGGTTGGCAGGAAATTAAGAATGCTTTTTTAGTTTTTACCGGTTGGCAGGGGGGAGTAATTTTTATTCTGACGCTATTGATGATGATAATTGGAAATTGGAAATGGAAAGAAATCCTAAAAGGAGAAGGAACAGAAGTTTCTTTTTGGAAGCTGTTTAAGCCTTATTTGGCTGGTTTTGGTATAATGTTTTTGGCGCCAATTCTCCTTGGATTAGGAGAGATTTTCCGGAGTTATGAGATAAGAAGAAAAACTCATATTTCCTGGCCAAAAGCCACGGCTTCAGTAATAATAGATAGGATTTTAGAGTGGACTGTTAATTTAATAATCATTTTTATAGGGGTATTAATTTTTCTTTATAAAATTGGTCTCCCACCCAAAAATCTAATAATAGTTTTTGGCGGAGTATTTTTACTTTTTGTTATTGGAATTTTTATTTTTTATTTCAAAACCTTTAAAAGAGAAAGTATAGCAAAAACATTTGGAAGAATTTTTAATGGAAAATTAGATAAAGAACCTTTCGATACTGAAAAAGAAATATTTAATTTTTTTAAATTCCAAAATAAATCAATGTGGACAAGTTTTACTTTTTCTTTCCTTAGAGTGGGTGTAATGTATTTAAGAACTTGGTTTTTAATAAATTTTTTAGGAAAAGAAATTTCTGCTTTATCTACTTTATCTATTCTTGGCTTTACTTATTTAGCAGCAATAATACCTATTCCAACCTCTTTAGGTTCCCATGAAGCAATTCAAACCTTTGCTTTTAAATCTTTGGGTTTGGGGATTTCTTCAGCTACCGCTTTTACTATGATTATTAGAGCGGCTGAGCTTTTATTTGCTTTAGCGGGAGTTATAATTTTGCTTAGACTGGGAGTGATATTTTTGAAAAGCCTCCTTTTTAAAAGCATCGAGAAATTAACCAATGTTAAAAATAATTTATAATTATGAGATTTTCAATTAGTACAAAAGGGTTTACTGATATTATTGATATAACCTCAAAGGTTTCTGAGTTTGTGAAAAAATCTGGTGTAAAAGAAGGAATTTGTTTGATATCCTGTCCCGGTTCAACCTGCGGAATAACAACTATTGAGTACGAATCAGGGTTGATTGAGGATTTGAAAAGAGTTTTAGAAAAAATTGCGCCAATGTCAAAGGATTACGAACACTGTAAAAAATGGGGAGATTGCAATGGTTATGCTCATATTCGTTCAGCCTTAATGAAGCCATTTTTAGCTGTCTCTATTGAGGAAGGGAAATTAGTTTTGGGTACGTGGCAAAACCTCGTTTTTATTGACTTCGATAACAGACCTAGAGAGCGGAAGGTGATAATTAAAATTATTGCGGGATAAGTTGATATTTAAATCGCGAACCTTTCTTATACTTTTTAACTTTATTTT encodes:
- a CDS encoding flippase-like domain-containing protein is translated as MIKKILLFLFSLFLGIGLFIWIINFVGWQEIKNAFLVFTGWQGGVIFILTLLMMIIGNWKWKEILKGEGTEVSFWKLFKPYLAGFGIMFLAPILLGLGEIFRSYEIRRKTHISWPKATASVIIDRILEWTVNLIIIFIGVLIFLYKIGLPPKNLIIVFGGVFLLFVIGIFIFYFKTFKRESIAKTFGRIFNGKLDKEPFDTEKEIFNFFKFQNKSMWTSFTFSFLRVGVMYLRTWFLINFLGKEISALSTLSILGFTYLAAIIPIPTSLGSHEAIQTFAFKSLGLGISSATAFTMIIRAAELLFALAGVIILLRLGVIFLKSLLFKSIEKLTNVKNNL
- a CDS encoding YjbQ family protein translates to MRFSISTKGFTDIIDITSKVSEFVKKSGVKEGICLISCPGSTCGITTIEYESGLIEDLKRVLEKIAPMSKDYEHCKKWGDCNGYAHIRSALMKPFLAVSIEEGKLVLGTWQNLVFIDFDNRPRERKVIIKIIAG